A genomic window from Trueperella bialowiezensis includes:
- the phoU gene encoding phosphate signaling complex protein PhoU translates to MREQFRQEMKELTDTLVLQAQAASKAITGAAASLKDANLALAERVIDADHTIDMLERDIDEMGVSLLARQAPVASDLRTVVSALRLSATLERMGDLARHVAYVARGRFPKTVASGEVQELFENMADKAAQVGQLVAKLVETQDLSLADEIIAGDDALDDMHAKTFEFALDESLELSRQEIVDVILLGRYLERFGDHGVSVAHRMRFLVTGMEPDDEARAEIEEF, encoded by the coding sequence GTGCGCGAACAATTCCGTCAGGAAATGAAAGAACTTACCGATACCCTCGTCCTGCAAGCACAGGCGGCCTCAAAGGCGATCACCGGCGCGGCAGCCTCGCTAAAAGATGCCAACCTGGCACTCGCAGAGCGGGTTATCGATGCCGATCACACCATCGACATGCTGGAACGTGACATCGACGAAATGGGCGTCTCCCTACTCGCCCGTCAGGCTCCCGTGGCAAGCGACCTGCGTACCGTGGTCTCCGCGCTGCGCCTGAGCGCCACGCTCGAACGGATGGGTGACCTGGCCCGGCACGTCGCCTACGTTGCCCGCGGCCGCTTCCCGAAGACTGTCGCCTCCGGCGAAGTGCAAGAGCTGTTCGAGAACATGGCCGACAAGGCGGCACAGGTTGGCCAGCTAGTGGCCAAGCTCGTCGAAACCCAAGACCTCTCGCTCGCCGACGAGATCATCGCCGGCGACGACGCGCTCGACGACATGCACGCCAAGACCTTCGAGTTCGCACTCGACGAATCGCTCGAGCTGAGCCGCCAGGAGATCGTTGACGTGATCCTGCTCGGCCGCTACCTCGAACGCTTCGGCGACCACGGCGTGTCCGTCGCACACCGTATGCGCTTCCTCGTCACGGGCATGGAGCCCGACGACGAGGCACGCGCCGAAATCGAAGAATTCTAG